Proteins from a single region of Desulfovermiculus halophilus DSM 18834:
- a CDS encoding aldehyde ferredoxin oxidoreductase family protein, whose product MGKDTKMREIVGTSNQFLEIDLSTRSYHIQEIPARDRHLYLGAKGLGLKLIFDRISPGVDPLGPDNILAVMPGVLMGTWAPCSGRFHAVSKSPLTGIFTTSSCGGGLGRELKTAGWDGMLVRGQSEVPIRLEITSKGVRFWPADHLWGLEISEARKVMDQKAGSSLIIGPAGENLVRFANISSDQRFLGRGGLGAVLGSKRVKAITALGGDYRIIPARPKQFTQTRQRAQKYIRRNRMTAFLYTRFGTNANVNPNNSAGILPVDNFSRGRHDQAWQLSGETIKVVHETTHHTCKPCSVLCGHKGTFNHKIVSVPEYETSALLGSNLGIFDREQVSEWNQLCSELGLDTISTGAVLGWCMEAEKKGIYRTGLRFGHPEGIREKIEQIGCAREQGTELGRGTRWLSQTYGGQEFAIQVKGLEMPGYDPRNCFGQGLAYAVANRGACHLSAFLVAMEIYFGLLKPMATRAKPQFVAFFEGLTNCVNSLQTCQFTMFAYTLEPALSRYTPTPILRFLMQNLPSLAIALVDFSVYTRLWSSTTGIRISNRSFLRAGQRIHLLERYMNTREGITSQDDTLPDKMLHASLGSNPDRRSIPLEKMLKRYYRIRGYSGQGTPKKRVLRKYQIPAL is encoded by the coding sequence ATGGGAAAGGACACAAAGATGCGGGAGATCGTGGGCACATCAAATCAGTTTCTGGAAATAGACCTCTCCACCCGCTCCTATCATATCCAAGAGATCCCGGCCCGGGACAGGCACCTCTACCTGGGAGCAAAGGGGCTCGGGCTAAAACTTATCTTCGACCGCATCTCCCCCGGCGTCGATCCCCTGGGTCCGGACAACATCCTGGCCGTCATGCCCGGGGTGCTCATGGGTACTTGGGCGCCCTGTTCCGGGAGATTTCACGCAGTCTCCAAGTCTCCCCTGACCGGAATCTTTACCACCTCCTCCTGCGGAGGAGGCTTGGGCAGGGAGCTAAAGACAGCGGGCTGGGACGGGATGCTTGTGCGCGGTCAGTCCGAGGTCCCGATCCGGCTGGAAATCACCTCCAAGGGGGTGCGCTTTTGGCCGGCGGACCATCTCTGGGGGCTTGAGATCTCTGAAGCAAGGAAGGTGATGGACCAGAAAGCAGGATCCAGCCTGATTATCGGCCCGGCAGGAGAGAACCTGGTCCGCTTTGCCAACATCTCTTCCGATCAGAGGTTTTTGGGAAGAGGCGGTCTGGGTGCGGTCCTGGGCTCGAAAAGAGTCAAGGCGATCACAGCCCTGGGCGGCGACTACAGGATAATCCCCGCCCGGCCCAAGCAGTTCACCCAAACCAGGCAAAGGGCCCAAAAATATATACGCAGAAACAGGATGACCGCATTTTTGTACACAAGGTTCGGGACCAACGCCAATGTGAATCCCAACAACTCCGCCGGGATACTGCCGGTGGACAACTTTTCCCGGGGCAGGCACGACCAGGCCTGGCAGCTCTCCGGAGAGACCATCAAGGTGGTCCACGAGACCACGCACCACACATGCAAGCCCTGCTCCGTCCTGTGCGGGCACAAAGGGACCTTCAATCACAAGATCGTGTCGGTGCCGGAGTATGAGACCAGCGCCCTGCTCGGCAGCAACCTGGGCATATTCGACCGGGAACAGGTCTCCGAGTGGAATCAGCTCTGCTCAGAGCTGGGGTTGGACACCATCTCCACCGGGGCGGTGCTTGGGTGGTGCATGGAAGCCGAAAAGAAAGGAATCTATAGAACCGGGCTCAGGTTCGGACACCCTGAGGGCATCCGGGAAAAGATCGAACAGATCGGGTGTGCCCGGGAACAGGGAACAGAGCTGGGCAGAGGCACCAGGTGGCTGTCGCAAACATATGGGGGCCAGGAGTTTGCCATCCAGGTCAAGGGGCTGGAAATGCCCGGGTACGATCCCCGGAACTGCTTCGGGCAAGGACTGGCCTATGCCGTCGCCAATCGGGGGGCCTGTCATCTTTCTGCTTTTTTGGTGGCCATGGAGATATATTTCGGCCTCTTGAAGCCTATGGCTACCCGGGCCAAACCACAATTCGTCGCGTTCTTCGAAGGGCTGACCAACTGCGTCAACTCCCTGCAGACCTGCCAGTTCACCATGTTCGCCTATACCCTGGAGCCTGCGCTGTCCAGATACACGCCAACCCCGATCCTGCGGTTTCTGATGCAGAACCTGCCCAGCCTGGCCATCGCCCTGGTTGACTTCAGCGTCTATACCCGGCTCTGGTCCTCAACCACCGGCATCAGGATCTCCAACCGGAGCTTTCTCCGGGCAGGACAGAGAATCCATCTGCTGGAACGCTATATGAACACTAGGGAAGGCATCACCTCCCAGGACGACACCCTTCCGGACAAGATGCTCCATGCCTCTCTGGGCTCAAATCCGGACCGGCGAAGCATTCCCCTGGAAAAGATGCTCAAACGATACTACCGGATACGGGGGTACTCCGGCCAGGGAACCCCCAAGAAACGAGTCTTGAGAAAATATCAAATACCTGCGTTATAA
- a CDS encoding MerR family transcriptional regulator, protein MPTQENTQLLQIGEVAARAGVTARTVRYYLEKGFIQAADRSPGGFYLFTPDAVDTVFYIHKLKDAGLSLKDIENIYQARAKGTTGDQASTQVVEYLRQEKELLEQKIRDYQRLHSEIEAAIDLARQCHGCSLQPNRETCLACKVISGRDRLPLPIQAIL, encoded by the coding sequence ATGCCTACACAAGAAAATACTCAATTGCTCCAAATTGGTGAGGTGGCCGCCAGAGCTGGAGTCACCGCAAGGACTGTCCGCTATTATCTGGAGAAGGGATTTATTCAGGCAGCGGACAGGAGTCCTGGGGGATTTTATCTATTTACTCCTGATGCTGTGGATACTGTATTTTATATCCACAAGCTGAAGGATGCCGGGCTATCCCTCAAGGATATCGAAAATATCTATCAGGCCAGAGCAAAAGGCACCACCGGAGATCAGGCCTCAACCCAGGTCGTTGAATACTTGCGCCAGGAAAAAGAGCTTCTGGAGCAAAAGATCCGGGACTATCAAAGACTGCATTCCGAAATCGAGGCGGCCATCGACCTGGCCAGGCAATGTCACGGTTGCAGCCTCCAACCGAACCGGGAAACATGCCTGGCCTGCAAGGTGATCTCCGGCCGGGACAGGCTTCCGCTTCCGATCCAGGCTATTTTATAA
- a CDS encoding PAS domain S-box protein produces the protein MSAGFSSHSGHDASLLADNFQELHDIFWKAPVGIYKSTPEGRFLSANPAWAEMCGYDSPQDLIDSISDIKTQLYADPQDRESFKQCLEENGQAVDYEFRLRRPDGSVLWVAENVRAVHDERGNITHYHGIAVDISKRKNAEHEVQASGERFAKVFRSSPSPQAITDISTGTFLDVNARWAEIFGWSKDEIIGTTSFEFGNWEDYNVRERIVSKLQTHGHFKDEPIVLRTKQGRRIEVLWSAEKITFDDRQVMLSMLYDQTEFRQAEALCRQKNEEQAILLDCIPTQLWYLHDLDTYGAVNQVRADFLGQSKEQVQFKPMAQILRAEEAEFCRQSNLRVYATRTPYAIERWAYKAQGELRLLSITKTPKLDGDGNVEYVVCSATDITEKRQAELDLQRREKWFRHILSVSPVIKYTLDPETLAVTWVSPNIHRQLGYTQDEILKPDWWQDHIHAQDREQALRNSSKIFTQEEIVHEYRFIKKDGSVLWVQDNLRLIKDDQARPQEIVGSWTDITDRKGYEQQLRYLSFHDQLTGLYNRAYLENELERLNKSREYPIVIICMDLDGLKLVNDSMGHQYGDHQLKACGQILQRSFRGADIVARAGGDEFTALLPTTDPDDGEQIANRIREQVDAYNREHAVKIPLSLSIGLACADQESQNLDYAFKRAEDLMYQDKLSRDLNSRSQIMKALMAALEERDFITSGHAHRLENLSLQLGRKVHLSSARLSALKLLAQVHDLGKVGIPDHILFKPGPPER, from the coding sequence ATGTCCGCAGGTTTTTCGTCACATAGTGGGCATGATGCAAGTTTGCTCGCCGACAATTTTCAAGAACTCCACGACATTTTCTGGAAAGCACCTGTGGGTATCTACAAGTCCACCCCTGAAGGTCGCTTTTTATCCGCAAATCCTGCTTGGGCTGAAATGTGCGGCTACGATTCACCGCAGGATCTGATAGATTCCATCTCGGACATCAAAACCCAGCTTTATGCCGATCCACAGGACAGGGAGTCCTTCAAGCAATGCCTGGAAGAAAACGGTCAGGCTGTGGATTATGAGTTCAGGCTTCGACGGCCGGACGGGTCTGTGCTCTGGGTGGCTGAGAATGTTCGGGCTGTCCATGATGAGAGGGGGAACATTACCCACTATCATGGCATAGCGGTGGATATCAGCAAAAGAAAGAACGCCGAGCACGAAGTGCAGGCAAGCGGGGAACGATTTGCCAAGGTCTTTCGATCCAGCCCCTCCCCTCAAGCCATCACGGATATCAGTACCGGGACGTTTTTGGATGTTAATGCCAGATGGGCGGAAATATTCGGCTGGAGCAAGGACGAGATTATCGGCACCACATCTTTTGAATTTGGCAATTGGGAAGATTACAACGTACGGGAGCGGATCGTATCCAAACTGCAGACCCATGGACATTTCAAAGATGAACCGATTGTGCTCAGGACAAAGCAAGGAAGGCGGATAGAGGTCCTGTGGTCAGCTGAAAAGATCACCTTTGACGATCGTCAGGTAATGCTCTCCATGCTGTACGATCAGACGGAGTTCAGGCAGGCGGAAGCCCTTTGCCGGCAAAAGAACGAAGAGCAGGCTATTCTTTTGGACTGTATTCCGACTCAGCTCTGGTATCTGCATGACTTGGACACATATGGGGCCGTCAATCAGGTCCGTGCCGATTTTCTGGGGCAGTCTAAAGAACAGGTGCAGTTTAAGCCCATGGCGCAGATATTGCGCGCTGAAGAGGCTGAGTTCTGCAGGCAGAGCAATCTGCGGGTGTATGCAACCAGAACGCCGTACGCCATTGAAAGGTGGGCATATAAGGCCCAAGGCGAGCTGAGGCTTTTGTCTATAACCAAGACCCCGAAGCTGGATGGGGACGGAAATGTGGAATATGTTGTGTGCAGCGCAACAGACATTACCGAAAAACGACAGGCGGAGCTCGATCTGCAGAGGCGGGAGAAATGGTTCCGGCATATCCTGTCCGTCAGCCCGGTGATCAAGTATACCCTTGACCCTGAGACCCTTGCCGTCACTTGGGTAAGTCCAAACATACACAGGCAATTAGGCTACACACAGGACGAGATCCTCAAGCCGGACTGGTGGCAAGATCATATCCATGCCCAGGACCGCGAGCAGGCACTGCGCAACTCCTCAAAGATATTCACCCAGGAGGAGATCGTTCATGAATATCGGTTCATAAAAAAAGACGGCTCAGTGCTCTGGGTCCAGGACAATCTTCGCCTGATCAAAGATGATCAGGCCCGACCTCAGGAAATTGTCGGGAGCTGGACGGACATTACTGACCGCAAAGGCTATGAACAGCAGCTGAGATATCTGAGCTTCCACGATCAGTTGACCGGGCTGTACAACCGGGCCTATCTGGAAAACGAGCTGGAGCGGCTAAACAAGAGCAGAGAGTATCCGATCGTCATTATCTGCATGGATCTGGATGGGCTGAAGCTGGTCAACGATTCCATGGGGCATCAGTACGGCGATCATCAGCTCAAGGCCTGCGGGCAGATTCTGCAGCGGTCCTTTCGGGGAGCAGACATTGTAGCCCGGGCAGGAGGGGATGAGTTCACCGCCCTGTTGCCCACAACGGATCCTGACGACGGCGAACAGATAGCAAACCGGATTCGGGAGCAGGTTGATGCCTACAATCGTGAACATGCTGTAAAAATACCCTTAAGCCTGTCCATTGGTCTGGCCTGTGCGGATCAGGAAAGCCAGAACCTGGACTATGCCTTCAAACGCGCTGAAGACCTCATGTACCAGGACAAGCTCAGCCGGGACCTGAACTCAAGATCCCAGATCATGAAAGCCCTGATGGCCGCTTTGGAGGAAAGGGACTTCATTACCAGCGGGCATGCTCACAGGCTGGAAAATCTCAGTCTGCAGCTCGGCCGTAAAGTTCATTTGTCCTCCGCACGGCTGTCCGCCCTGAAGCTGCTGGCCCAGGTCCATGACTTGGGCAAGGTCGGAATACCAGATCATATCCTGTTCAAGCCAGGCCCCCCTGAGCGATGA
- a CDS encoding SOS response-associated peptidase, translated as MIKYIMCGRFGLWANPKQVSDHFQLQEPLPFTPRYNIAPSQEVLAVGQTREGQRKAAWLRWGLVPHWAKDEKVGYKMINARAETIFTKPAYKAAAKRHRCLIPASCFFEWQRTEGKKKQPYCIRPKNEGLFAFAGLWEHWQDEEADRKIDSCTIVTTRANEAVAELHDRMPVIIGKADFDLWLDRSLEDPERLQPLLEPVSSQELELYPVGLEVNSPANDSKEVIKERKI; from the coding sequence GTGATAAAGTATATCATGTGCGGACGATTCGGCCTATGGGCCAACCCAAAACAGGTATCTGACCATTTCCAGCTCCAAGAGCCTCTGCCGTTCACTCCCAGGTACAACATCGCCCCGTCCCAGGAAGTTCTGGCCGTGGGCCAGACCCGGGAAGGACAGCGCAAGGCGGCCTGGCTGCGCTGGGGCCTGGTGCCCCACTGGGCCAAGGACGAAAAAGTGGGCTACAAGATGATCAACGCTCGGGCCGAAACCATCTTCACCAAGCCGGCCTACAAAGCTGCGGCCAAGCGGCACCGCTGCCTGATTCCGGCCAGCTGTTTTTTTGAGTGGCAACGGACAGAGGGAAAGAAGAAGCAGCCGTACTGCATACGGCCAAAAAATGAGGGCCTCTTTGCCTTTGCCGGGCTATGGGAGCACTGGCAGGACGAGGAAGCGGACAGAAAGATCGATTCCTGCACCATCGTCACCACCCGGGCCAACGAGGCCGTGGCCGAGCTGCACGACCGTATGCCGGTGATTATTGGGAAAGCGGATTTTGATCTGTGGCTGGATCGGAGTTTGGAGGATCCGGAACGGCTGCAGCCGTTGCTGGAGCCGGTATCAAGTCAAGAGTTGGAGCTCTATCCTGTGGGGCTGGAGGTGAACAGTCCAGCCAATGACTCGAAAGAGGTGATTAAAGAAAGAAAAATTTGA
- a CDS encoding HD-GYP domain-containing protein: MRQHAEKGYRIAQETNDLAGIADLILKHHERWDGKGYPLGLAGEDIPVECRILAIVDSYDAMTNDRPYRKALPVQEALEEIARWSGTQFDPHLVSHFLEIMSAEK, from the coding sequence ATGCGCCAGCATGCAGAAAAGGGGTATCGCATAGCCCAGGAAACAAATGATCTGGCTGGAATCGCCGATTTGATACTCAAGCACCACGAGCGCTGGGACGGCAAGGGGTATCCCCTGGGACTGGCCGGGGAGGATATCCCTGTTGAATGCCGGATTCTGGCCATTGTGGATTCATATGACGCCATGACCAACGACCGGCCGTACCGGAAAGCGCTTCCTGTTCAAGAGGCGCTGGAGGAGATCGCAAGGTGGTCCGGCACCCAGTTTGACCCTCATCTGGTGAGTCATTTTCTAGAGATTATGTCCGCAGAAAAGTAG
- a CDS encoding LacI family DNA-binding transcriptional regulator — translation MSDTQSDELSLGEMLARAGITQKKIAEKAKVSPAAVSLVVAGKSKSQRIEDIIRKETEKALTEGQEA, via the coding sequence ATGTCCGATACACAATCAGATGAGCTCAGCCTTGGTGAGATGCTGGCCAGGGCCGGCATCACCCAAAAGAAGATCGCTGAAAAGGCCAAGGTTTCACCGGCCGCCGTCTCCCTTGTCGTGGCTGGCAAATCCAAGTCACAGCGGATTGAGGATATCATACGGAAGGAGACGGAAAAGGCGTTGACCGAGGGGCAGGAGGCCTAA
- a CDS encoding iron-containing alcohol dehydrogenase: MSSSYFEFYSPVKIISGHKALDNIGYELECLQASRPLIVTDACVKQAGLLRQVQKAFKSSQAEIGTIFDQVPPDSSTRVVNQAAHLYQEGACDSIVAVGGGSVIDTAKGVNIVVSEGCTDLMLFAGAERLTRPLKPLVAVPTTAGTGSEATLAAVIYNEEKHLKMAFTSYYLMPRTAILDPRMTETMPARVTAATGMDALAHAVEAATCLQKNPLSDAYAFAAVRLIRDNLIRAVKDSTNQTVRLNMANAAAMAGIAFSNSMVGIVHALGHAAGGACHLPHGTAMSIFLPFGLEYILPKCADSLAQLLLPLGSEETFVQTRPEDRAEQSIERIKELKEELYRLCGLPRTLSEAGVPRDRLGAIAKAAVDDPALIYSPMEMEAQDALEILKKAY, translated from the coding sequence GTGTCTTCCAGCTATTTCGAGTTCTACAGTCCGGTCAAAATCATCTCCGGGCACAAGGCCCTGGACAATATCGGCTATGAGCTGGAGTGCCTGCAAGCCTCCAGGCCCCTGATAGTAACCGATGCATGCGTCAAGCAGGCCGGACTCCTCAGGCAGGTCCAGAAGGCCTTCAAAAGCTCCCAGGCAGAAATAGGGACCATCTTTGACCAGGTTCCCCCGGACTCCTCCACTAGGGTGGTGAATCAGGCCGCACACCTCTATCAAGAAGGCGCCTGCGATTCAATCGTGGCCGTGGGCGGAGGTTCGGTCATCGACACGGCCAAGGGGGTGAACATTGTCGTCTCCGAAGGTTGCACAGACCTGATGCTCTTTGCCGGAGCGGAACGGCTGACCAGACCGCTCAAACCACTGGTAGCAGTGCCCACCACAGCCGGCACCGGCTCGGAGGCCACTTTGGCGGCGGTCATCTATAATGAGGAAAAACACCTCAAGATGGCCTTTACCTCCTATTATCTGATGCCCAGAACAGCCATTCTGGATCCCAGGATGACTGAGACTATGCCGGCCAGGGTTACGGCCGCCACTGGCATGGATGCCCTTGCCCACGCAGTGGAGGCCGCTACCTGCCTGCAGAAAAACCCGCTGTCCGACGCCTATGCCTTTGCCGCCGTCCGCTTGATCAGAGACAATCTGATCCGGGCGGTCAAAGACAGCACAAACCAAACAGTACGCCTGAATATGGCCAATGCCGCCGCCATGGCCGGAATAGCCTTTTCCAACTCCATGGTCGGCATAGTCCATGCCTTGGGCCATGCAGCAGGAGGCGCCTGTCATCTCCCTCACGGAACGGCCATGTCCATCTTTCTTCCCTTCGGCCTGGAGTACATCCTGCCAAAATGCGCAGACTCTCTGGCCCAGCTTTTGCTGCCCCTTGGGAGTGAAGAGACATTTGTCCAGACCAGGCCGGAAGACAGGGCCGAGCAAAGCATTGAACGGATCAAGGAACTCAAGGAGGAGCTGTACAGGCTCTGTGGACTGCCCAGAACCCTGAGCGAGGCCGGAGTTCCCAGGGACAGGCTTGGGGCCATCGCCAAGGCGGCCGTAGACGATCCCGCCTTGATCTACAGCCCCATGGAAATGGAAGCCCAGGATGCCCTGGAGATACTGAAAAAGGCCTATTGA
- a CDS encoding DEAD/DEAH box helicase, which yields MNFSECHFDPKIQAGIKACGYTTATPIQSQAISPALEGRDVMGLAQTGTGKTAAFALPILEKLVHGRRGRVRSLVLSPTRELAEQTLEEFQALGRKTGLRAVSVYGGVSKFGQVSKIRSGADIVVACPGRLLDLMQDRAVDLSRVEFLVLDEGDRMLDMGFMPDIRKIIQSLPTKRQNMLFSATMPQDINRLAEDILNDPVRIKVDHERPLESITQCLYPVERMPKPEMLLTLLKQKQEEATLIFTRTKHMATKLAKRLNSAGFQARDLQGNMSQNNRRRVLDGFKKGSFTILVATDIASRGIDVARIDHVINYDMPDTAEAYTHRIGRTGRASRSGEASTFVESANYGLVKAIERRQKQRLLRKRLTGASRPAGR from the coding sequence ATGAACTTTTCCGAATGTCACTTTGACCCAAAAATTCAGGCCGGAATCAAGGCCTGCGGATACACAACAGCGACTCCCATCCAGAGTCAGGCCATATCCCCCGCCCTTGAGGGCAGGGATGTCATGGGGCTTGCCCAGACCGGGACCGGAAAGACGGCCGCCTTTGCCCTGCCTATTCTGGAAAAGCTTGTTCACGGCCGTCGAGGGCGGGTCCGCAGTCTTGTCCTGTCCCCGACCAGGGAGCTTGCCGAGCAGACCCTGGAGGAGTTCCAGGCCCTGGGCCGGAAGACCGGGTTGCGGGCCGTGTCTGTGTACGGAGGGGTGAGCAAGTTCGGGCAGGTGTCCAAAATCCGTTCCGGTGCGGATATCGTTGTGGCCTGTCCGGGCCGCCTGCTGGATCTCATGCAGGACAGGGCAGTCGATCTGTCCAGGGTTGAATTCCTGGTCCTGGATGAAGGGGACCGGATGCTGGATATGGGGTTCATGCCCGATATCCGGAAGATTATCCAGAGCCTGCCGACCAAACGGCAGAACATGCTGTTCTCAGCCACAATGCCTCAGGACATCAACCGGCTGGCCGAGGACATTCTCAATGACCCGGTCCGGATCAAGGTGGATCATGAGCGCCCTCTGGAATCGATCACCCAGTGCCTCTACCCAGTGGAGCGGATGCCCAAGCCGGAGATGCTCCTGACCCTTTTGAAGCAAAAGCAGGAAGAGGCAACCCTGATCTTCACCCGGACCAAGCACATGGCCACAAAACTGGCCAAGCGGCTCAATTCAGCCGGATTTCAGGCCCGGGACCTGCAGGGAAATATGTCCCAGAACAACCGGCGCAGGGTCTTGGACGGGTTCAAGAAAGGCAGCTTTACAATCCTTGTGGCCACGGATATCGCATCCCGGGGGATCGACGTGGCCCGGATCGACCATGTGATCAATTACGATATGCCGGATACTGCCGAGGCCTATACCCACCGTATCGGGCGGACCGGCCGAGCCAGCCGCTCCGGAGAGGCCTCAACATTCGTAGAATCCGCGAACTACGGGCTGGTCAAGGCAATTGAGCGCAGACAGAAACAGCGACTGCTGAGGAAGAGACTGACGGGGGCCTCCCGGCCCGCCGGTCGCTAA